Sequence from the Rhodohalobacter sp. SW132 genome:
GGTTCAAAAGCGGCTTGCTTATATTCAGGCACAGGAAGCCTACGAGCGTGCCCAGAGATTGATTGAAAATAATGCGATTTCATACCGGGAATACCAGCTACGGGAGCGGGAGTATGAGGCACGCCGGGCAGGGTATGAACACTTTATCGGCCACGGGGAAAACGGTACAACACATATTATTGATGATAACGATCATCTCTATCTGAAAGCATCGAAAGACGGGGTTATCAGCCGGGTCTACGTGACACCCGGTCGGCAGATCAGCAGCGGTGATCCAATCCTCTCTCTCTACAACCCCGATTATCTGTGGCTTGAGCTTACCGGCTATAGCGATGATTTTGAACAACTTACTGAGATTCACGGCATCGAATTGAAAACGGGGCGAGATCAGCACGTTACCCTCGATGAGAATCAGATTTCACTGATTAGCCGTGACGAACAAAGTGACATTACCGGCACCAGAAGCATGGTCGTCATTTCAACTGTTAACAGGGACAAAAAGTTAAAAGCGAACCAGCCCGTTCAGGCGAAAATTATGACAGGCAGCGGAGAAGCCGGGGTTACAGTTCCGGCTAACGCACTGTTTGATGAAGAATCCCATTTCGTGGTGTTTGTGCAGCACTCGGGAGATCAGTTTGAGCGGCGGGTAGTGAGGCCCGGTGCCCGGTACGACGGGTATGTGACCATCACGGAAGGATTATCGGAAGGTGAACGGGTGGTGACAGAGGGAGTGTATCCCCTGCACCTCGCGACAGGAAACGCAGAAATCGGTCACGGACACAGTCACTAATTATATTTATATGTTAGACTCAATCATACAAACAAGTATTCGTGAACGGCTGGTTGTAATTGTGGCAGCTGTGATTCTGGTGATATCAGGTTTTTTCCTGACCAGAGATATGGCCGTGGATGTACTTCCAGATGTGTCGGCCCCGGTTGTTACCGTACTGACCGAAGCGCCGGGTCTGCCGCCGGAAGAGGTTGAACAGATGATCTCCTACCCGGTGGAGACAGTACTGATCGGCTCGGAAGGGGTGCGAAGGGTAACCTCAAACTCAATCCAGGGGTTTTCATCCGTTCAGGTTGAATTTGACTGGGACGTGGACGTTCCACGGGCACGGCAAATTGTAAATGAACAGCTTCAGGGCATCGGCGATCAGCTGCCGGGTCAATCCGGCACGCCGTTCCTGGCTCCGGTAACCTCCATTATGGGTGAGATCATGCTGGCCGGTTTCACGTCGGAAACCACACCGATAATGGACCTCCGAACAGATGTGGATTTCATCGTTCGCCGTGAGCTGCTCGCCATGCCGGGCGTAGCAGCCGTTTCAGTTTATGGCGGAGATCGGCAACAATTCACCATCGAACCCGACCCGGAACGAATGGAGATGCTGGGCATCAGCCTGAATGGGTTGATGGATGCCGCGAGGGAATCATCGGCCGGAATTTCAGGCGGATTTCTGAATCACTCCGGCAAAGCGTATACAATCCGCGGATTTGGCCGTGCCTCCGGCATTGAGGAAATTGGTCAATCCGTGGTGAGCCAAACAGAAAATGGTCTGCCCGTTTTACTTCAGGATGTGGCCGGGCTTTCGGTGAAACCCGCCCCGCGCATCGGGGATGCTTCCATCAACGCTGAGCCGGGAATTGTGCTGGTGATCAGCAAACAGCCGGACGCGAATACGATTGAGCTGACCCGTCAGATTGAAGAGAGGCTTAATGAACTGGCCGGATCACTGCCCGATGATGTAACCGTTCATCCGGATCTGTTTCAGCAGGCGCACTTTATCAACGTGGCGATCGGTAATGTAACCAAGGCGCTGCTGATCAGTGGGTTTTTAGTTGTTTTCATTCTCTTCATCTTTCTGAATAACTGGCGCGCCACGGTGATTTCACTTGTGGCGATCCCGATGTCGGTAATTCTCTCACTGCTGGTTCTATGGTACGGCGGATTTACCTTCAACACCATGACCCTCGGCGGCATCGCCATCGCCATCGGGGTTCTGGTGGATGATGCGATCGTCTTTGTTGAAAATGTATTTCGACGGCTGCAGGAGAACAACGTGCAGGATGAGTCAGACAGGGAGAGTTTTCTGGCCATTGTTGCGGATGCCTCGTCGGAAATCAAAGGACCGATTGTGCTGGCAAACTTTGCCATCGTGGTTGTATTTTTGCCGTTTCTTTTTCTGACCGGGCTCGAAGGCCGTCTGCTGATGCCTCTTGGAGTTGCTTATGTGACAACCATCATCGCATCCCTGCTGGTGGCGCTGATCGTTACTCCGGCCATGAGCGCCTGGCTGTTGGTGGACAGTGGAAATCAACCAAATGAGAAAAGCAGGCTTACACGTTTTCTCGAAAACAGCTATCAGCCGATCCTTGAATTTTGTTTCAGATGGAGAAAAGCTGTTTTGATCGTCGTACTACTACTTTTTGCAGTTAGTGTTGCGCTGATACCGGGCATCGGCCGATCATTTCTGCCGGAGTTTAATGAAGGTACCCTGAATGTTGGTATGACAACCCTGCCCGGCACCTCTCTCGAGGAGTCGAACAAACTGGGGCTAAAACTCGAGGAGATGCTGCTTGATCACCCCGCCGTGATTTCCACGGGACGACGCGTAGGACGCGCACAAATGGACGAGCACACCATGGGAACTCACGCCCATGAGATTGAAGTTCGGCTTGACGAGAATGGTTATGAAAGCATGAGCGAACTGATGGATGAACTTCGTCATTCGCTCGAACTACTGCCCGGGGCAGGAATTTCGCTGGATCAGCCGATCACCCACCGGATCGATCACATGCTCACCGGGGTGCGGACCAACCTGGCTGTAAAGGTATACGGACCGGACCGGACTCGTCTTCAGTCAATTAGCAGGCAGGTGGAATCGGTGTTGAGAAGTGAGGAGAACGCCCAGGATATCCTCACCGAAGAACAGAGAGATATCCCGCAGCTGCAGATCCTCCCCGATCGGTCATCCCTCGCCATGCACGGCCTCTCGATGGGCCGGTTTGCCGAACTGGTGGAAACGGCATTTGGCGGCGTGGTTGTCGATCAGATTTATCGTGATCCTGCCGTATTTGACCTGGTTGTGCGATACAGCGAAAGCCACCGGGAGAGCCCGGATGCGGTGAAACGTACCCCCATTGAGCTCCCGTCCGGCGCGTTTATCCGGGTCAGTGATGTTGCGGATGTTCGGGTCAGTAACGCCCCCGAAACCATCACCCGGGAGAACGCAAGCCGGATGATGGTGACCCAGGCCAATATTACCGGGGGAGATCTTCGGGGAACCGTGGACCGGCTGCGTCAGTCAGTGAATGAGGAGATCGATCTTTCCGGCGGCTACGTGATTGCCTTTGAGGGGCAGTTTCAGCAGGAAGAGGAGGCCAGCCGTGTTATTCTGTTAGTCAGCCTGCTGTCAATGATTCTGATTTTTCTGGCTCTCTTTATCGAATTCCGGTCTGCGAAACAGTCCCTTCTCATACTGCTGAACCTTCCACTGGCACTGATGGGAGGCATCGTGGTGGTTTACCTGGGCGGCGGAATACTCAGTATCGCGGGGTTGATCGGGTTCATTACCCTGTTCGGAATCGCCGTACGTAACGGAATTATCCTGATCGCCCGGTATAACGACCTGATCGCAAAGCAGACCATGACCATCCGTGAAGCTGTCATTGAAGGTTCGATGAACCGGCTGCAACCGATTCTGATGACGGTAGTGACCACGGCGCTTGCGCTCATTCCGCTGGTTCTTGCGGCAAATCAGCCCGGAAATGAGATCCAGGGGCCGATGGCGACAGTCATCCTTGGCGGGTTGATATCAGCAACGGCCCTCAACATGATCGTGGTTCCGCTGCTGTTCGACTGGTATTTCAGGGAGAGGTGAAAAATCAGCTCCAAATACCACATACAGATGGATCAATAGCGAATTGATCCTCCGGCCAACCCGTAAAAAAATGTCTATTTTTAGATGAATTGAATTCAATCAAATCCAACACCGCAAAACATGAACATTTACTTCTCAGGTTCCATCAGGGGAGGGCGCCAGGATGCCGAACTCTACAAACAGCTCATAGAGCATTTGAAACAATACGGCACTGTACTTACTGAGCATATCGGTTATGAAAACATCAGCCATTCCAAAACCGATCGTGAAATTCACGATGAGGATATGGCGTGGCTGCGGGAGTCGGATATCGTGATAGCCGAGGTAACCACGCCTTCACTTGGCGTGGGTTACGAAATCGGCCGGGCGGTTGAGATGGAAAAAAGAATAGTATGCCTGTACCGGAATATTGATGGCAGTAAGGTGTCAGCGATGTTAAAAGGTTCACCTAATTTCCAATGCAAGAGCTACCAAACCATCGAAGAGGCAAAAACAATTTTATCTGGATTCATCAGTGAGTAAATCCGTATACCTTACCATCCAGCCCTCCGAAAAAGACTTTTCCATTTGATATAACAGGTGAAGAAACCACACCGTAAATATCAATGTCTTCTGTCTTTTCCCACATAAATCGCCATTTTTCATCACCAGTAAGGCGATCAACGGCAAAGAATCCGCCCCGGTGATCAATGCCGTAGTTTGCATTTCCAAACGTGCCGCTGTAAACGGTGCTTTCGGTTACCGCAGGGGTTGTCCAGGGTGAGCCTCCCAGATCTGCGCTCCACAAAAGTTCTCCGGTATCTGCATCAAACGATTTCAGGAGCTGATCGTCGGATGAACCAATAAACAGCCGGCCGTCATTAATGGACCCCGAGGATTCTATCCATGATCCCCAGTGATAGTAGCTCCAGGCTTCTTTTCCGGTTGAAGCATCCAGTGCAAAAAGGTCTGCACTCCGGCTGCCGATCATAATCTTTCCGTTTCCATATACCGGAGACGATACAATCATCTGTCCTGTGTTGAATTTCCATTTCAATGTGCCGGTTTCAGCATCAACGGCATACAGGTGATGGTCGTAACTGCCGAAGAAAACTATCTCTTCTGCCACAGCCGGGATGGATTGGATAGGCCCTTCGGTTTTAAAACGCCACATTTCATCACCTGAATATTCATCAATAGCGAAAAGGTGGCCGTCCGCACTTCCCACATAAACAATGCCGTTCGAAATGGCGGCTGCCGAAGCCATGCTGTCGTAACCCGGGGATTCATCATTTGGGAGTTTTCGCTGCCACTCTTGTCCGCAGGTGTCAAACTTCCAGGTGGGAATGCCATTTTCTTTGCTGAGCTTATAGAGAGTTCCGTTATCCGAAAGAATATAAACGTGGTTTTCATGAACCAGGGGACGCGAAAAAATCTCAGCGCCGGTATGGAATTTCCACTTCAAATCACCGGATGATTGAGAAAGTGCGTAGAGAGTTCCGTCCCTGCTTCCGATATACACAACTTCATCATCCGCTGATGCATCACCCCAGATGGCACCGTCGGTCTGAAATGTCCAGTCCGGTGCTGCTGTTGACTGGCTGCTAACCGGTTCTTTTGCTTCCGGAAGTTTTGAAACCGGGAAGAGTTCAAAACGCAGGCCCCTGGCAGAATTGGGAAAACTGCCGGTAAGCCGCTGACTATCTGAATCAACTGTAAACTGAATGGATCCGGCT
This genomic interval carries:
- a CDS encoding PQQ-binding-like beta-propeller repeat protein, with the translated sequence MKTIILHAFILFLPFALFSQSSQNSQLTPGTWGGELIYQNQTTEFYLDFRYDDDNHLAAFTYMPVIPFPERPVGAINRESSHFTAGSIQFTVDSDSQRLTGSFPNSARGLRFELFPVSKLPEAKEPVSSQSTAAPDWTFQTDGAIWGDASADDEVVYIGSRDGTLYALSQSSGDLKWKFHTGAEIFSRPLVHENHVYILSDNGTLYKLSKENGIPTWKFDTCGQEWQRKLPNDESPGYDSMASAAAISNGIVYVGSADGHLFAIDEYSGDEMWRFKTEGPIQSIPAVAEEIVFFGSYDHHLYAVDAETGTLKWKFNTGQMIVSSPVYGNGKIMIGSRSADLFALDASTGKEAWSYYHWGSWIESSGSINDGRLFIGSSDDQLLKSFDADTGELLWSADLGGSPWTTPAVTESTVYSGTFGNANYGIDHRGGFFAVDRLTGDEKWRFMWEKTEDIDIYGVVSSPVISNGKVFFGGLDGKVYGFTH
- a CDS encoding nucleoside 2-deoxyribosyltransferase; the protein is MNIYFSGSIRGGRQDAELYKQLIEHLKQYGTVLTEHIGYENISHSKTDREIHDEDMAWLRESDIVIAEVTTPSLGVGYEIGRAVEMEKRIVCLYRNIDGSKVSAMLKGSPNFQCKSYQTIEEAKTILSGFISE
- a CDS encoding efflux RND transporter permease subunit encodes the protein MLDSIIQTSIRERLVVIVAAVILVISGFFLTRDMAVDVLPDVSAPVVTVLTEAPGLPPEEVEQMISYPVETVLIGSEGVRRVTSNSIQGFSSVQVEFDWDVDVPRARQIVNEQLQGIGDQLPGQSGTPFLAPVTSIMGEIMLAGFTSETTPIMDLRTDVDFIVRRELLAMPGVAAVSVYGGDRQQFTIEPDPERMEMLGISLNGLMDAARESSAGISGGFLNHSGKAYTIRGFGRASGIEEIGQSVVSQTENGLPVLLQDVAGLSVKPAPRIGDASINAEPGIVLVISKQPDANTIELTRQIEERLNELAGSLPDDVTVHPDLFQQAHFINVAIGNVTKALLISGFLVVFILFIFLNNWRATVISLVAIPMSVILSLLVLWYGGFTFNTMTLGGIAIAIGVLVDDAIVFVENVFRRLQENNVQDESDRESFLAIVADASSEIKGPIVLANFAIVVVFLPFLFLTGLEGRLLMPLGVAYVTTIIASLLVALIVTPAMSAWLLVDSGNQPNEKSRLTRFLENSYQPILEFCFRWRKAVLIVVLLLFAVSVALIPGIGRSFLPEFNEGTLNVGMTTLPGTSLEESNKLGLKLEEMLLDHPAVISTGRRVGRAQMDEHTMGTHAHEIEVRLDENGYESMSELMDELRHSLELLPGAGISLDQPITHRIDHMLTGVRTNLAVKVYGPDRTRLQSISRQVESVLRSEENAQDILTEEQRDIPQLQILPDRSSLAMHGLSMGRFAELVETAFGGVVVDQIYRDPAVFDLVVRYSESHRESPDAVKRTPIELPSGAFIRVSDVADVRVSNAPETITRENASRMMVTQANITGGDLRGTVDRLRQSVNEEIDLSGGYVIAFEGQFQQEEEASRVILLVSLLSMILIFLALFIEFRSAKQSLLILLNLPLALMGGIVVVYLGGGILSIAGLIGFITLFGIAVRNGIILIARYNDLIAKQTMTIREAVIEGSMNRLQPILMTVVTTALALIPLVLAANQPGNEIQGPMATVILGGLISATALNMIVVPLLFDWYFRER
- a CDS encoding efflux RND transporter periplasmic adaptor subunit is translated as MKTQIRILTLVASSLLLFAACGEHDHHDHNGDHSHDNDHDHEYHRITVWEENREWMVKFELHENSGRIEGHLYATENSSAVHNVSGTLRFEHDETVENEAEIEHVSGGKYEFELFFGDSDTPNLVAELTAGGETFRIDFGETDRYAGHPHSPADEVVEFEKERQWLLDFTTEAAEYRAIPELVSAIGRAVPDLNHVMEVISPVDGHIDPDDLAILPVAGERVGRGDLITAISPPLTAENSWVQKRLAYIQAQEAYERAQRLIENNAISYREYQLREREYEARRAGYEHFIGHGENGTTHIIDDNDHLYLKASKDGVISRVYVTPGRQISSGDPILSLYNPDYLWLELTGYSDDFEQLTEIHGIELKTGRDQHVTLDENQISLISRDEQSDITGTRSMVVISTVNRDKKLKANQPVQAKIMTGSGEAGVTVPANALFDEESHFVVFVQHSGDQFERRVVRPGARYDGYVTITEGLSEGERVVTEGVYPLHLATGNAEIGHGHSH